In the genome of Henningerozyma blattae CBS 6284 chromosome 5, complete genome, one region contains:
- the MKT1 gene encoding Mkt1p (similar to Saccharomyces cerevisiae MKT1 (YNL085W); ancestral locus Anc_2.205) yields the protein MPIKSLETYLFERGLVRSYPIEALKNATLGIDVNHYISRLLTNKREQFLDAIGGMPTSLKLYLESDLKIFEEYNITPVFVFNGSMISNQKDTSGVYPSSNGNTGGNSNLNLNSNTSNNSGTNVDPLGSQGPKTVRDSVLSQRHRAWTLWNNLLASNQQTYIDQPIQPQEPFRFNTAIDTTRFYGDLIKYFIENGIIYQVAPFVSWCQLAYLLRNEYIDAIYGPTDCLMLKSTTKFILGMEFPNKEFRFIDKSKILKEFNCTHDEFVDISMAVGNSLQPTTLPPLQIYPIHQLFDVALEMVLSSATNFYAYQLSNPLKNESSVYIEKYQKGHASLRFMPVLKDSGKVEVFIDEQSKTKNNDENNNNINNPSSNLNANQSITSSSSTNNPSINTNSSNPNSSPNDNKVTTSSNATNSSSTATNSNKLTPQEQESIDVTSLGEFNQIPNDVHDFIAQKLPHEYYFYKSIGIIDGRLLDVITTGFYPEESPLDGGSTNSYRSLVKLSVDAFKNFEINLLTQSINRYYQIKPIKQIKWFAPEDPVLLTNRITPSVFDTINHLVVKTGSNQNKNTVGDDATKEGKESNSNDETSNDQKFQLSSLINILASSKDLAKDFISDDVLFSKKVPDENKLSSPFDLLSTNYLRTLYLLEFLEFDFSKRILKPTKWGEILLKLNDLNISEKYFEPILILLVFLKLNVLNLSDDTQPSIPSALSQVTLRSYPLESSYILLITRILTLFQIEQKPSHYHGPIDKKTLVFRDHLDFVKVNLKELYEAVTIASLTSGEFLRLNMDDNAWRNKIVGDLPFKSSSPNTIMAMMWEFFLQKFLHNGNAKNDALTLVTTEFNTYRSTPNLEGQFKNSLEFLEQVSSVFNELLKVGLVTENNTKLLSNAVEFARTVLESN from the coding sequence ATGccaattaaatcattagaAACTTACCTGTTTGAAAGAGGGTTGGTCAGATCGTATCCAATTGAGGCATTGAAGAACGCCACACTAGGTATTGACGTTAACCATTATATTTCAAGATTATTGACAAATAAACGAGAACAATTTTTGGATGCCATTGGTGGCATGCCAACCAgtttgaaattatatttggaAAGTGATTTGAAGATCTTTGAAGAGTACAATATCACACctgtttttgttttcaatGGGTCTATGATTTCGAATCAGAAGGATACTTCTGGGGTTTATCCATCTTCAAATGGGAATACAGGAGGTAATTCTAATTTGAACTTGAATTCAAACACTTCAAACAACAGTGGTACTAATGTGGATCCATTGGGCAGTCAAGGTCCTAAAACAGTTAGAGACTCGGTACTATCTCAAAGACATAGAGCTTGGACTTTATGGAACAATTTGCTGGCTAGTAATCAGCAAACTTATATTGATCAACCTATACAACCACAAGAACCTTTCAGATTCAATACTGCCATTGATACAACAAGATTCTATGGGGatttaatcaaatatttcattgaAAATGGTATCATCTATCAAGTGGCTCCATTTGTGTCTTGGTGTCAATTGGCCTATTTATTGCGTAATGAGTATATTGATGCTATATATGGTCCAACAGATTGTTTGATGTTAAAGAGTACAACTAAATTCATCCTAGGTATGGAATTCccaaataaagaatttagaTTCATTGATAAAAGtaagattttaaaagaattcaaTTGTACTCATGATGAATTTGTTGATATTTCTATGGCAGTTGGTAATTCTTTACAGCCAACTACTTTACCACCTTTACAAATTTATCCAATCcatcaattatttgatgttGCATTAGAAATGGTTTTAAGTTCTGCAACAAATTTTTATGCTTATCAATTATCAAatcctttaaaaaatgaaagcTCTGTTtacattgaaaaatatcaaaaggGTCATGCTTCATTAAGATTTATGCCTGTCTTGAAGGATTCTGGGAAAGTAGAAGTTTTTATCGATGAACAAtcaaaaactaaaaataatgatgaaaataataataatattaataatccTTCTTCCAACTTAAATGCAAATCAATCAATTacgtcatcatcatctacTAATAATCCTTCCATAAAtactaattcttcaaacCCAAATTCAAGtccaaatgataataagGTAACTACAAGTAGTAACGCTACCAATAGCTCATCGACTGCTACTAATAGTAACAAATTAACTCCTCAAGAACAAGAAAGTATTGATGTCACTTCATTGGGCGAATTCAATCAAATTCCAAATGATGTCCATGATTTTATTGCACAAAAATTACCACATGAATACTATTTCTATAAATCAATTGGTATTATCGATGGTCGTCTTTTAGATGTTATTACTACTGGGTTTTATCCAGAAGAATCTCCTTTAGATGGTGGTTCTACAAACTCATATAGATCTTTGGTTAAATTATCTGTTGATGCTTTTaagaattttgaaattaatcttttaaCTCAATCAATTAATAGATATTACCAAATCAAACCAATAAAGCAAATTAAATGGTTTGCTCCAGAAGACCCTGTATTATTAACTAATAGAATTACGCCATCCGTATTTGACACAATCAATCATTTGGTCGTTAAGACTGGCAGTAATCAAAACAAGAATACTGTTGGAGATGATGCTACAAAAGAAGGCAAAGAATCTAACTCTAATGATGAAACTTCTAATGATCAAAAGTTTCAATTAAGTAGTCTGATTAATATATTGGCTTCATCTAAAGATTTAGCAAAGGATTTCATCTCTGATGACGTATTATTCTCTAAAAAGGTTCCAGATGagaataaattatcttcaccatttgatttattatcaacaaATTATTTGAGAACTTTATACCTCTTAGAATTTCtagaatttgattttaGCAAGAGAATTTTAAAACCAACTAAATGGGgggaaatattattaaagttgaatgatctaaatatttccgagaaatattttgaaccaATTTTGATCTTATTAGTTttcttaaaattaaatgttttaaaCTTATCAGATGATACTCAACCATCAATTCCATCAGCATTATCTCAAGTTACGTTACGTTCTTATCCTCTAGAATCctcatatattttattgattaCACGTATATTAACTTTATTCCAAATTGAGCAAAAGCCTTCTCATTATCATGGCCCAATTGACAAAAAGACTTTAGTCTTTAGAGATCATTTGGACTTTGTAAAAGTTAACTTGAAAGAACTTTATGAAGCTGTAACTATTGCTTCTTTAACTTCTGGAGAGTTTTTAAGATTAAACATGGATGATAATGCATGGAGAAATAAGATTGTAGGTGATTTGCCGTTCAAATCAAGTTCTCCAAACACTATTATGGCTATGATGTGGGAATTTTTCTTGCAAAAGTTCCTTCATAATGGTAACGCAAAAAATGATGCCTTAACTTTAGTCACCACTGAATTTAATACTTATAGATCTACTCCAAATCTTGAAGGGCAATTTAAGAAttctttagaatttttagaaCAAGTCAGCTCTGTTTTcaatgaattattgaaagtCGGTTTGGTTACagaaaataataccaaGCTTTTATCAAATGCTGTTGAATTCGCCAGAACTGTCTTAGAGAGCAACTaa
- the TBLA0E03610 gene encoding uncharacterized protein (ancestral locus Anc_2.209) has product MYSNILKKSTIRGLLNESPSLLKQQKYFSNNARLLLQSGEDLHSRPDSLTTTKTEYQEFERVANTSKNFKATWLNALNEKNKQLSEGKVIDSYMYTKVITAPIIEKTREDSFAYVVLPFKNDPKIADFYVSAGGRIRMGQLFQDLDSLAGKIAYQHTAPVEPMIVTASVDRMYLLKHIQSIADVNVVLSGSVIYTGRSSMEIAITARASTEDFPADLKESDLKDDDIFLTASFTFVARNPETHKSLAINKLLPLNEKEWRDYKRAESRIAAKKLDTRSTNLAINPPTSEESKIIHQLWSASKKLSKMKFKPSDVIPMKSTTVQSTMFMQPQYRNRHSYMIFGGYLMRQTFELAYCAAAAFSHALPRFTSLDSTTFKTPVPVGSILHMEATVVYTEQVYIDSSKVSNILNETEDSEVIAELPKSILTNSKYVLGLNDFLQQPGTLVQVKVGTWVQELQSSKLKKSGNFIFSFYVPLESSTNVTLASCETADAAKELAKGKYMMVMPETYDEMVQYIKARRRVLDMAAYVESIIG; this is encoded by the coding sequence ATGTATAGTAATATTCTGAAGAAATCTACTATTAGGGGTCTCTTAAATGAAAGTCCAAGCTTACTTAAACAacagaaatattttagcAATAACGCTAGACTACTTTTACAATCTGGTGAAGATTTACACTCTAGGCCAGATAGTTTAACTACTACAAAAACAGAATATCAAGAATTTGAACGTGTAGCAAATACAAgcaaaaatttcaaagcCACTTGGCTAAATGCcctaaatgaaaaaaataaacaattaagTGAGGGAAAAGTGATTGATTCTTATATGTATACCAAGGTTATAACAGCTCCAATCATTGAAAAGACACGTGAAGATTCATTTGCTTATGTTGTCTTACCCTTTAAAAATGATCCTAAAATTGCCGATTTTTACGTCAGTGCTGGGGGTAGAATAAGAATGGGCCAGTTGTTTCAAGATTTAGATTCTTTAGCTGGTAAAATTGCTTATCAACATACTGCTCCGGTAGAACCAATGATTGTGACTGCATCAGTGGATAGAATGTATCTATTAAAACATATTCAATCAATCGCGGATGTAAACGTTGTATTATCAGGCTCAGTCATTTATACAGGTAGATCTTCAATGGAGATTGCTATTACTGCTAGAGCATCCACAGAAGATTTCCCAGCTGATCTAAAAGAAAGTGACTTgaaagatgatgatatctTTTTAACTGCATCCTTCACATTTGTTGCTAGAAACCCAGAAACTCACAAATCTCTTgctattaataaattactaccattaaatgaaaaagaatGGAGAGATTATAAAAGAGCAGAATCAAGAATTGCTGCCAAGAAATTGGATACAAGATCAACTAATCTAGCAATTAACCCACCAACATCAGAAGAAAGTAAGATTATTCACCAATTATGGAGTGCCTCTAAAAAGCTTTCgaaaatgaaattcaaGCCCTCTGATGTTATTCCAATGAAAAGTACAACAGTCCAATCAACAATGTTTATGCAACCACAATATAGAAATAGGCATTCATATATGATCTTCGGTGGGTATTTGATGAGACAGACTTTCGAATTAGCATATTGTGCAGCAGCAGCTTTTTCACATGCTCTTCCAAGATTCACTTCTTTAGATTCGACAACTTTTAAGACACCTGTACCTGTTGGATCCATTCTTCATATGGAAGCCACTGTGGTGTATACTGAACAAGTATATATTGATTCAAGTAAAGTAagcaatattttaaatgaaactGAAGATTCTGAGGTGATTGCAGAACTTCCTAAATctattttaacaaataGTAAATATGTGCTTGGTTTGAATGATTTCTTACAACAACCTGGTACTTTAGTTCAAGTTAAAGTTGGTACTTGGGTTCAAGAGTTACAAAGtagtaaattaaaaaaatctggtaattttattttctccTTTTACGTTCCATTAGAATCATCAACTAATGTTACCTTAGCTAGTTGTGAAACTGCAGATGCTGCTAAGGAACTTGCTAAAGGTAAATATATGATGGTTATGCCAGAAACTTATGATGAAATGGTACAATACATTAAGGCAAGGAGGAGAGTGCTTGATATGGCAGCCTATGTTGAAAGTATCATTGgctga
- the TBLA0E03620 gene encoding uncharacterized protein (similar to Saccharomyces cerevisiae END3 (YNL084C); ancestral locus Anc_2.207): MPQLEPAEIKKYWQIFGSLKPVDNKVDHDQVSPILYNSKLDSSILNKIWFLADIDDDDNLDFEEFVICMRFIYDLVNKNIDSIPDELPKWLIPGSKGKLVKERIKRKRQENADIPKIETPEVDWYISSENKNSYQQILASIHSTSSTNSYQFKELSELLKTKFFNVGGSDLEKIWKLINTQNNDSIDGELALFFIHILKQRNDVGCKIPTHLPKNFAELCNNQKNNYNLGLSTNSNTGATSLQTQTTMTSISTANNNSSTPNTPVSGTPQEQITQLEQELENLEKQLEDVIQANKTREELEKNNNQKDNSDILRQQFEGLLNYRKQLVTLVNTPTNNNSPLDISSLNSEMATIEQQVQVLQNYLSGRKNELNNLKIQVNSIGR; the protein is encoded by the coding sequence atgcCTCAATTAGAACCAgcagaaattaaaaaatattggcAAATATTTGGAAGTTTAAAGCCAGTAGATAATAAAGTCGATCATGATCAAGTCTCTCCAATATTGTATAATTCAAAACTAGATTCCTctatattgaataaaatttggtttttagcagatattgatgatgatgataatttagattttgaagaatttgtaATTTGTATGAGATTCATATATGATTtagttaataaaaatatcgaTTCCATACCTGATGAATTACCCAAATGGTTAATACCTGGTAGTAAAGGGAAATTAGTTAaagaaagaattaaaagaaaacgACAAGAAAACGCTgatattccaaaaattgAAACTCCTGAGGTCGATTGGTATATATCatcagaaaataaaaattcttatcAACAAATCTTAGCTAGTATACATTCAACTTCTTCAACAAATTCATatcaatttaaagaattatcagaattattgaagactaaatttttcaacgTTGGTGGTAgtgatttggaaaaaatttggaaactAATAAACACTCAAAATAACGATTCTATTGATGGTGAATTagcattatttttcattcataTCTTAAAACAGCGTAATGATGTAGGTTGCAAAATCCCAACTCATTTACCTAAAAATTTTGCTGAATTATgtaataatcaaaaaaataattataatttaggATTATCTACAAATTCCAATACAGGAGCTACTTCCTTACAAACTCAAACTACAATGACATCTATATCCACGgctaataataacagtaGTACCCCTAATACCCCTGTGTCTGGAACACCACAAGAACAAATTACACAACTAGAAcaagaattggaaaatcTGGAAAAACAATTAGAAGACGTTATACAAGCCAACAAGACAAGggaagaattagaaaaaaataataatcaaaaagaTAATTCTGATATATTAAGACAACAGTTCGAAGggttattaaattatagaaaACAACTCGTCACTCTAGTAAACACAcctactaataataatagccCTTTGGAtatatcttctttaaataGTGAAATGGCTACCATTGAACAACAAGTACAAGTATTGCAAAACTATTTATCTGGTAGAAAAAATGAGCTAAACAACTTAAAGATTCAAGTTAATTCAATTGGtagatga
- the SWS2 gene encoding mitochondrial 37S ribosomal protein uS13m (similar to Saccharomyces cerevisiae SWS2 (YNL081C); ancestral locus Anc_2.213) produces MVVHILGKAFKGKEVIKIALASKFYGIGPKTSEQLCSKLGFYPWMRMHQLTEGNIMSITSELSKMTIEDDARAIVRENIQLKKNIGSYPGIRHSMNLPVRGQNTRNNAKTARKLNRLNRIG; encoded by the coding sequence ATGGTTGTTCATATCCTAGGGAAAGCTTTCAAAGGGAAAGAAGTCATAAAGATTGCATTAGCATCTAAATTTTATGGGATAGGTCCTAAAACTTCAGAACAATTATGTTCAAAATTAGGATTCTATCCTTGGATGCGTATGCATCAATTAACTGAAGGTAACATTATGAGTATAACGAGTGAGTTATCGAAAATGACCATTGAAGATGATGCACGAGCTATCGTGAgagaaaatattcaattgaaaaagaatattgGTAGTTATCCAGGTATTAGGCATTCTATGAACTTACCTGTAAGAGGTCAAAATACAAGAAATAATGCAAAGACGGCTAGAAAATTGAATAGATTGAATAGAATTGGTTGA
- the TPM1 gene encoding tropomyosin TPM1 (similar to Saccharomyces cerevisiae TPM2 (YIL138C) and TPM1 (YNL079C); ancestral locus Anc_2.215) — protein MEKIREKLNSLKLEAETWQEEYDTLKEEYKVLEQDNTEKENQIKSLTTQNQNLEDEVEKLEANLTESKEMAADSSNLKTNNENFSKKNQQLEEELEESDAKLKETTEKLRDTDLKAEQLEKKVAALEQERDEWEKKNEELEEKYEAAKKELDEIAASLENL, from the coding sequence ATGGAAAAGATTAGAGAAAAGTTAAACAGCTTAAAGTTAGAAGCTGAAACTTGGCAAGAAGAGTACGACACCTTGAAAGAAGAATACAAGGTTTTGGAACAAGACAACACTGAAAAGGAAAACCAAATCAAATCTTTGACCACTCAAAACCAAAACTTGGAAGATGAAGTCGAAAAATTGGAAGCCAACTTGACTGAATCCAAGGAAATGGCTGCTGATTCCAGTAATTTGAAGACCAACAACGAAAACTTCTCCAAGAAGAACCAACAATTggaagaagaattagaagaaagTGATGCCAAATTGAAGGAAACCACTGAAAAGTTGAGAGACACTGATTTGAAAGCTGAAcaattagaaaagaaagTTGCTGCTTTGGAACAAGAAAGAGATGAATGGGAAAAGAAGaatgaagaattggaaGAAAAGTATGAAGCTGCCAAGAAAGAATTGGACGAAATTGCTGCTTCATTAGAGAATTTATAG
- the TMA108 gene encoding Tma108p (similar to Saccharomyces cerevisiae TMA108 (YIL137C); ancestral locus Anc_2.217) codes for MPVSPLTLNNWVKPVHYDLKLDIDPTSSNFKGDALYTVKANSTTFDSFKLHCQDLVIISPKIIDKTNTIDLKVNYDKENQMVIFQLKDPSTSNVILESMDFTLSFSYIGKINSVKTNNDSTFGVFKSNFMDQTTGRSDNYIIATHCQPSFARTIFPCIDEPNIKTTFQLTLITLSKFKAISNSSISSTEIIEKTKKTIFQFNKTPLMTTSIFSFAIGDLEFMKGETKLPVSNRTIPIRIYAIKDVSLATFALDTVQKYLPILESYFNYSYPLDKLDFVLLPFLTDMAMENLGMITIHMNHMLLPPNILADKSISQQVQQVLVHELVHQWMGNTISFDSWEYLWFNEAFATWLACALLQENDDLSNYWDSDDYQIQILGSAMLNDSSKNSKSIYDISHKNIDDKKNVTSKSSTQDFFDAHSYNKGIAILRSFERCTGSNNVKLGLQKVFADKFFIEQCVKPLDIWTHVGNTLKSKNISNFFYSWTKLAGIPIVSVKMDDSKVNLTQHRFSNDIIDEKSRNEIEDVPYHIPLLSLLKDGGSDEKNVLMTDRTLTLDDTPILLLNHNSQGYYYVSYESIESYELISQSILNNTITEIDLLKIFDDIHAFLNTTYYQKPIHIEGALKLLKVLASDKIDLSSLIYLKPICKGLEVLQTITNSELLSNISNRNKKFKTIMIDSIIMPLFQKLKFSLKSPLFTEEELMNQTKLQILAQLLSLGKNEKLIIEYCSIYFKHVLQGPKQSIPFDIVSSTYIVNSTHFTTLKNWKKLFDLIKNSKGIASHIIDIDSNDKNQITALQNMALESISFSLELELINKVLNFINNSIDLTGIETSLFGLTFNGKCHVLSKGKPEKNNKLVEEIVWDWYTKYYPIWVKKASRPGSQASQNTRKSLHNITMVVFQMYATHDSAIKSFIKTSEEAIYNDTINLESIWNNVETRLQPKRKTLENMKLACV; via the coding sequence ATGCCAGTTAGTCCAttaactttaaataattggGTTAAACCAGTTCATTATGATTTAAAACTAGATATTGACCCAACAAGTTCTAACTTTAAAGGTGATGCGTTGTATACCGTAAAGGCAAACTCTACAACTTTTGATTCTTTCAAATTACATTGCCAAGATCTAGTGATTATCAGTCctaaaataattgataaaactAATACAATTGATTTGAAAGTTAATtatgataaagaaaatcaaaTGGTAATATTCCAATTGAAAGATCCATCAACTTCAAATGTTATATTAGAATCTATGGATTTCACCCTATCCTTTTCATACATTGGTAAGATCAATTCTGTCAAGacaaataatgatagtACATTTGGTGTATTCAAATCAAACTTTATGGATCAAACTACTGGAAGATctgataattatataatagcTACACATTGCCAACCTTCTTTTGCTAGAACCATTTTCCCATGTATTGATGAGCCCAATATTAAAACTACTTTCCaattaactttaataaCGTTATCTAAATTCAAAGCTATTTCTAACtcatcaatttcttcaacagaaattattgaaaaaaccAAGAAAActattttccaatttaataaaactcCACTAATGACAACATCTATTTTCAGTTTTGCCATTGGTGATTTAGAATTTATGAAAGGTGAAACTAAATTACCTGTTTCTAATAGAACAATTCCGATTAGGATTTACGCAATAAAGGATGTTTCATTAGCAACTTTTGCACTTGATACAGTTCAAAAATATCTACCAATATTGGAAagttattttaattattcatATCCATTAGATAAATTGGATTTTGTCTTGTTGCCATTTTTAACAGATATGGCCATGGAAAATTTAGGTATGATTACGATTCACATGAATCATATGCTATTACCACCTAATATCTTGGCCGATAAATCTATTTCTCAACAGGTACAACAAGTTCTAGTACATGAATTAGTTCATCAATGGATGGGCAATACTATAAGTTTTGATTCTTGGGAATACTTATGGTTTAATGAAGCATTTGCTACATGGTTAGCATGTGCTCTTTTacaagaaaatgatgatcTTTCCAATTATTGGGATTCAGATGATtatcaaatacaaatattggGTAGTGCTATGTTAAATGATTCTAGTAAAAATTCCAAGAGTATTTATGATATTTCACACAAGAATATTGATGACAAGAAAAATGTTACTTCGAAATCGAGTACTCAAGATTTCTTTGATGCTCATTCATATAATAAAGGTATTGCCATTTTGAGATCATTTGAAAGATGTACTGGTAGTAATAATGTTAAATTAGGTTTACAAAAAGTTTTTGctgataaatttttcattgaaCAATGTGTAAAACCATTAGATATTTGGACACATGTTGGTAATACCTTAAAATCGAAAAATATCtccaattttttctattctTGGACTAAATTAGCTGGTATTCCTATTGTTTCAGTAAAAATGGATGATTCTAAAGTTAACTTAACTCAACACCGTTTttctaatgatattattgatgaGAAATCTCgaaatgaaattgaagatgTTCCATATCATATcccattattatcattgttAAAAGACGGGGGGTCAGATGAgaaaaatgttttaatGACAGATAGAACTTTAACTTTGGACGATACtccaattcttttattaaacCATAATTCTCAAggttattattacgttTCATATGAATCCATTGAATCTtatgaattaatttctCAATCGATCTTGAATAACACTATTACTGAAATtgatcttttaaaaatttttgatgATATCCATGCCTTTTTAAATACTacttattatcaaaaacCTATCCATATTGAAGGTgcattaaaattgttaaaagTATTAGCATCTGATAAGATTGATTTATCAtcattgatttatttgaaaccAATCTGTAAAGGTTTAGAAGTTTTACAAACAATAACTAATAGtgaattattatccaaCATCTCCAAtagaaataagaaatttaaaaccaTTATGATAGATTCTATCATCATGCCATTATTTCAGAAGTTGAAATTTTCCCTTAAATCACCGTTATTTACTGAAGAGGAATTAATGAATCAAACCAAATTACAAATCTTGGctcaattattatctttggGGAAAAacgaaaaattaattattgaatattgtTCGATATATTTCAAACATGTTTTACAAGGTCCCAAACAATCTATTCCGTTTGATATTGTTAGTAGTACTTATATTGTTAATTCTACACATTTCACTACTCTTAAGAATTGGAAGAAATTgtttgatttaattaaaaacaGCAAGGGGATTGCTTCacatattattgatattgattcaaatgataaaaacCAAATAACTGCATTACAAAACATGGCATTAGAAAGTATTAGTTTTTCACTAGAATTAGAACTGATTAATAAAGTATTGAATTTCATCAACAATAGTATCGACTTGACAGGTATTGAAACATCTCTCTTTGGATTAACCTTCAACGGTAAATGTCATGTATTAAGCAAGGGTAAACCtgaaaagaataataaattagtaGAAGAAATCGTTTGGGATTGGTACACCAAGTACTACCCAATCTGGGTCAAAAAGGCCTCTCGTCCAGGATCCCAAGCCTCTCAAAACACTAGAAAATCCTTGCATAATATAACCATGGTCGTATTTCAAATGTATGCGACTCATGACTCTGccattaaatcatttatcAAGACTTCCGAAGAGGCTATATACAATGATACTATCAATTTAGAATCCATTTGGAACAATGTTGAAACAAGACTTCAACCGAAAAGAAAGACACTAGAAAATATGAAACTAGCCTGTGTATAA
- the APJ1 gene encoding Apj1p (similar to Saccharomyces cerevisiae APJ1 (YNL077W); ancestral locus Anc_2.218), with protein MVKDPRLYNALNIPPTASQSDIKKAYRVQALRYHPDKNNESEESKKKFQDISEAYSILRDENQRKMYDKYGTVNPTEIQQQNQRTNVPFTDPFGMSAADLFSQFFDTQNHNSGQSNSSPPFGFPFNSSRNGNGNNNRAADGVFGDFFNTKSRPLQKGPDINHNLKCTIKDLYRGKRSKLRLERSKLCSICKGDGGVKRSMCNQCHGDGNITETTRLGPMLQTFTHTCNICNGNGWVIISQETCQGCNGVGFYNEMKIFDVEIYPGMKDGTQIVFNNEGDEIVNKRRVIPGNVIIHINEIEDNKFKRVNDGQDLYYWNYEIDLFTSLCGGVIYIKGHPNNKLIKVDILPGEIIESGSVKGVESLGMPKNKGNEYGILYIQFQVKYPEKLNMESIKAIEKILLKDENVKQMQKNDENIGLDDDCIEVEEYVLSSFVPPVARTNEKKRARN; from the coding sequence atggtaaaaGACCCAAGACTTTATAATGCATTAAATATACCACCTACTGCATCTCAATCAGATATTAAAAAGGCATATCGTGTACAAGCTCTCCGATATCACcctgataaaaataatgaatcagAAGAATCGAAAAAGAAATTCCAAGATATTAGTGAAGCTTATTCTATCTTACGGGATGAAAATCAAAGGAAAATGTATGATAAGTATGGTACGGTAAATCCAACTGAAATCCAACAACAAAATCAAAGAACAAACGTTCCATTTACTGATCCATTTGGGATGTCAGCAGCAGATTTATTTTCTCAATTTTTCGATACTCAAAACCATAATTCTGGTCAATCTAATTCTTCACCTCCGTTTGGTTTCCCATTTAACTCATCACGTAATGGTAATGGGAATAATAATCGGGCTGCTGATGGTGTCTTCGgagattttttcaatactaAATCTCGACCACTTCAAAAAGGCCCAGATATTAATCATAATTTGAAATGTACAATCAAAGATTTATACCGTGGTAAGAGAAGTAAATTACGATTAGAGAGAAGTAAACTTTGTTCTATTTGTAAAGGTGATGGTGGTGTTAAAAGATCGATGTGTAATCAATGTCATGGGGATGGTAATATTACTGAAACTACTCGATTAGGTCCAATGTTACAAACGTTTACTCATACATGTAACATATGTAATGGTAATGGTTGGGTAATAATCTCTCAAGAGACATGTCAAGGTTGTAATGGTGTTGGGTTTTATAATGAGATGAAGATATTTGATGTAGAAATTTATCCTGGTATGAAAGATGGAACACaaattgtttttaataatgaaggAGATGAAATTGTTAATAAAAGAAGGGTTATTCCTGGTAATGTGATTATTCATATCAATGAGATTGAAGATAATAAGTTTAAGAGAGTCAATGATGGACAAGACCtttattattggaattatgaaattgatttatttacaagTTTATGTGGAGGTGTCATATATATCAAGGGTCAtcctaataataaattaattaaagtgGATATCTTACCTGGAGAAATCATTGAGAGTGGTAGTGTGAAAGGTGTGGAATCCCTTGGGATGCCCAAGAATAAAGGAAATGAATATggtatattatatattcaattcCAAGTGAAATATCCTGAGAAATTAAACATGGAGAGTATTAAagctattgaaaaaatattattaaaggaTGAGAATGTTAAACAAATgcaaaaaaatgatgaaaatattggGCTTGATGATGATTGTATTGAAGTAGAAGAATATGTATTAAGTTCATTTGTACCACCTGTGGCAAGGACTAATGAAAAGAAACGAGCACGTAATTGA